From Hypanus sabinus isolate sHypSab1 chromosome 23, sHypSab1.hap1, whole genome shotgun sequence, a single genomic window includes:
- the LOC132380105 gene encoding uncharacterized protein LOC132380105 isoform X2, protein MKGILEMDLNLVIYCYLVLCANVYSVKEFVTLKCEETVTGILNEDTILPCNLTTAKPSKLLDIELRKDDGDDTLVFKFDGSHNPRKAQDRIKLLSPDQQNVSLVLQKTQLSDSGKYNYYLETNLGFKDVNIVLVVKAPYSLPKLALVNLAEMTKVVTCETTGYPSAQIHWTVNGKNLTLSSETKRKETAQGLISMTSTLPIITSETDQEHNYTCAVWNEAERKYEARNNISISNVNPLINNEHIEGKKSKSLTAVGIVVGGLAAGIILLGLLKLWRRRQPVRQFVEEAGNQMLKKFTQV, encoded by the exons ATGAAGGGAATACTGGAAATGGATTTAAACCTAGTAATATATTGTTACTTGGTGCTGTGTGCAAACGTTTACTCTGTAAAAG AGTTCGTGACTTTGAAGTGCGaggagacggtgacgggaataTTGAACGAGGACACGATATTGCCATGCAACCTGACAACGGCAAAGCCAAGTAAACTCCTGGACATTGAATTGAGAAAAGATGATGGAGATGATACTCTAGTTTTTAAGTTTGATGGAAGTCATAATCCGAGGAAAGCTCAGGATCGAATTAAATTACTTTCTCCGGATCAACAAAATGTATCGTTGGTACTTCAAAAAACACAACTTTCAGATAGTGGGAAATATAATTATTATTTGGAAACAAATCTGGGATTTAAGGACGTTAACATCGTTTTAGTGGTTAAAG CTCCCTACAGTTTGCCAAAACTGGCCTTAGTTAATTTGGCAGAAATGACCAAGGTGGTCACTTGTGAAACAACTGGATATCCTTCTGCTCAGATTCATTGGACTGTCAATGGGAAAAACCTCACACTCAGCTCAGAAACCAAAAGAAAAGAAACTGCTCAAGGACTGATCTCTATGACCAGCACACTTCCAATTATAACGTCAGAAACTGACCAGGAGCATAACTACACTTGTGCTGTGTGGAATGAGGCAGAGCGTAAATATGAAGCCAGGAACAATATCTCAA tttcaaATGTGAATCCATTAATTAATAATGAACACATTGAAGGAAAAAAGAGCAAATCCCTCACAGCAGTAGGTATCGTTGTTGGAGGTCTTGCAGCTGGAATAATCCTCCTGGGTCTTTTGAAACTCTGGAGAAGGCGCCAACCAG ttCGACAGTTCGTTGAAGAAGCAGGAAATCAAATG CTTAAAAAATTTACTCAGGTTTGA